The proteins below are encoded in one region of Methylobacillus flagellatus KT:
- a CDS encoding endonuclease/exonuclease/phosphatase family protein, protein MQKIRLLCFNIHGGRSLDGKRDLSRVHGLMQRLDIDIGVFQEMETRPSRGGASNDVQTLAGPERPHHLICPSMEEGAGWYGNLIVSRYPIIRGLRHNLETHPSLEPRYAADALVQLPWGRLRVIGTHLSLSVFERRSEAENLLRLMQAVEEEERSPILLMGDINEWQVPSPLLRYLNRCFTPLPCKPTFPSLCPVFRLDRVWHDAPGIRVTAHRLPGKGIRKLSDHLPLVVELEY, encoded by the coding sequence ATGCAAAAGATAAGACTGCTCTGTTTCAATATCCACGGCGGACGCAGCCTGGACGGCAAGCGCGACCTGAGTCGGGTACACGGCCTGATGCAACGGCTGGATATCGATATCGGCGTCTTCCAGGAGATGGAAACCCGCCCGTCGCGCGGTGGGGCGTCCAACGACGTACAGACGCTGGCCGGCCCGGAGCGCCCACACCATTTGATCTGCCCCAGCATGGAGGAAGGGGCGGGCTGGTATGGCAACCTGATCGTCAGCCGCTACCCCATCATCCGCGGCCTGCGGCATAACCTGGAAACCCATCCCAGCCTGGAACCGCGCTATGCGGCCGACGCGCTGGTGCAGCTGCCCTGGGGAAGGCTGAGGGTGATCGGCACCCATCTTTCGCTATCGGTCTTCGAGCGCCGATCCGAGGCGGAAAACCTGCTGCGGTTGATGCAAGCCGTGGAAGAGGAGGAGCGCAGCCCCATCCTGCTCATGGGCGACATCAACGAATGGCAGGTACCTTCCCCGTTGCTGCGCTATCTCAATCGTTGCTTCACGCCGCTGCCCTGCAAGCCTACATTTCCGTCGCTGTGCCCAGTATTCCGCCTGGACCGCGTGTGGCACGATGCCCCCGGCATCAGGGTCACCGCGCACCGCCTGCCGGGGAAGGGGATCAGGAAACTATCCGACCACTTGCCACTGGTGGTTGAACTTGAATACTGA
- the treS gene encoding maltose alpha-D-glucosyltransferase, with product MNKRQLQGKLKAEKDLRFNDDPLWYKDAVIYQVHVKSFFDANNDGIGDFAGLIRKLDYIVELGVNTIWLLPFYPSPRRDDGYDIAEYKGVHPDYGTLFDVKRFIVEAHKRKLRVITELIINHTSDQHPWFQRARRAKPGSAARNFYVWSDTDTAYSQTRIIFTDTEKSNWTWDPVAGAYYWHRFFSHQPDLNFDNPRVFKAIISIMRFWLDLGVDGLRLDAVPYLIEREGTSNENLPETHEILKRIRSEIDQNYPDRMLLAEANMWPEDVQEYFGDGSNECHMAFHFPLMPRMYLALAQEDRFPISDILRQTPEIPPTCQWAIFLRNHDELTLEMVTDKERAYMLNFYATESRARLNVGIRRRLAPLLQRDRRRLELLNSLLLSMPGTPVIYYGDEIGMGDNIHLGDRDGVRTPMQWSPDRNGGFSHADPARLVLPPIMDTQYGYHAINVEAQSSDPHSLLNWMRRLLAIRKQYHAFGRGSMRLLYPNNRKILSYLRTHIPGGESADEEQIILCVANISSTAQAVELDLAEFSGYDPMEMMGGSVFPRIGQQPYVLTLGAYDFYWFRLTKNRQPLNGAGEQDGSLPEYLTLVLNQQLTSLFAPQLRRTMEQDILPAYLPCQRWYAGKQKDTLAAIQLTLLGVLDAIDPAEPPFLLAQVETSTATGADQYFLPMGVVSDEQEMPALVRRLALANVRRGPRVGALTDAFALDGFVRAVLHHLRSDSTLDSEQGSIHFNSTASLHQVDFKTELEIRRTDQEQSNSSLIINDLAVMKLLRRVQPGINPELEVARHLAKVGYANTPPLLGDVTFIDADGMPHTQVIMQAFVHNQGNAWQWTLDRLNRLLHDNLSADLMKQALAVDDASPLKELTNFAAMLGQRLAELHIALTKDTDNPSFSPEIFSAAQVETWRDKLHEQADDVLALLDRGPWSGDADAQHASAICSRREQLFQAIDELVQHVVGQPRIRIHSDFHLGQVLMISGDVMIIDFEGEPARSLEQRRQKDHPFRDVAGLLRSFSYAAAHVEKSDMGKPAGEHAERRQGLLRDYEGCSKRAFMQAYFAHSHLPPTSQAPDSAPVLAEELPAGDQAILNLCLLEKVIYEIAYEAANRPAWIGIPMRGLLGLLDEMRADGNPEQP from the coding sequence ATGAACAAGCGGCAACTGCAGGGCAAGCTCAAGGCGGAAAAAGACCTGCGCTTCAATGATGACCCTCTGTGGTACAAGGACGCCGTCATCTATCAGGTGCACGTCAAGTCGTTTTTCGATGCGAACAACGACGGCATCGGCGATTTCGCCGGTTTAATCCGCAAGCTGGACTATATCGTCGAGCTCGGCGTCAACACCATCTGGCTGTTGCCGTTCTACCCTTCGCCGCGCCGCGACGATGGTTACGATATTGCCGAATACAAGGGCGTCCATCCTGACTACGGCACGCTGTTCGACGTCAAGCGCTTCATCGTCGAGGCCCACAAGCGCAAGCTGCGGGTCATCACGGAACTCATCATCAACCACACCTCCGACCAGCATCCCTGGTTCCAGCGGGCGCGGCGGGCCAAGCCAGGCTCGGCGGCACGCAATTTCTATGTCTGGTCGGACACGGATACCGCCTACAGCCAGACACGCATCATCTTCACCGATACGGAGAAATCGAACTGGACCTGGGACCCGGTGGCGGGCGCTTATTACTGGCACCGCTTCTTCTCGCACCAGCCCGACCTCAACTTCGACAATCCGCGGGTATTCAAAGCCATCATCAGCATCATGCGTTTCTGGCTGGACCTCGGCGTGGACGGGCTCAGGCTCGATGCCGTGCCCTACCTGATCGAGCGCGAAGGCACTTCCAACGAGAACCTGCCGGAAACCCATGAAATCCTCAAGCGCATCCGCAGCGAAATAGACCAGAACTATCCGGACCGCATGCTGCTGGCCGAAGCCAACATGTGGCCGGAGGACGTGCAGGAATACTTCGGAGACGGCAGCAACGAGTGCCACATGGCGTTCCATTTCCCGCTGATGCCGCGCATGTACCTGGCGCTGGCGCAGGAGGACAGGTTCCCCATCAGCGACATCCTGCGGCAGACGCCGGAAATCCCGCCCACCTGCCAATGGGCCATTTTCCTGCGCAACCACGATGAATTGACGCTGGAAATGGTCACGGACAAGGAGCGGGCCTACATGCTCAACTTCTACGCCACGGAAAGCCGCGCCCGCCTCAATGTCGGTATCCGCCGCCGGCTGGCGCCGCTGCTACAGCGCGACAGGCGGCGCCTGGAACTGCTCAATAGCCTGCTGCTGTCGATGCCGGGCACTCCGGTCATTTACTATGGCGACGAAATCGGCATGGGCGACAACATCCACCTGGGCGACCGCGACGGCGTGCGCACCCCGATGCAATGGAGCCCGGACCGCAACGGCGGCTTTTCCCATGCCGACCCGGCGCGGCTGGTGCTGCCCCCGATCATGGATACGCAATACGGCTACCATGCCATCAACGTGGAGGCCCAAAGCAGCGATCCGCACTCCCTGCTTAACTGGATGCGGCGCCTGCTGGCGATACGCAAGCAGTACCACGCGTTCGGGCGCGGCAGCATGCGTTTGCTCTACCCCAACAACCGCAAGATATTGAGCTATCTGCGCACCCATATCCCGGGCGGCGAGAGCGCCGATGAAGAGCAGATCATCCTCTGCGTGGCGAATATCTCGAGCACTGCGCAGGCGGTGGAGCTCGATCTTGCCGAGTTCTCCGGCTACGACCCGATGGAAATGATGGGGGGCTCAGTATTCCCCCGCATCGGGCAGCAGCCTTACGTATTGACCCTGGGCGCCTACGATTTTTATTGGTTCCGCCTCACCAAGAACAGGCAGCCACTCAATGGCGCAGGCGAGCAGGACGGCAGCCTGCCGGAATATCTCACCCTGGTGCTGAACCAGCAACTGACCAGCCTGTTTGCGCCGCAATTGCGCAGGACCATGGAACAGGACATTCTCCCGGCCTACCTCCCCTGCCAGCGCTGGTACGCAGGCAAACAGAAAGATACCCTGGCGGCAATCCAGCTCACCTTGCTGGGTGTATTGGACGCCATCGACCCTGCGGAACCTCCATTCCTGCTAGCGCAGGTCGAAACGTCCACCGCCACAGGAGCCGACCAATATTTCCTGCCTATGGGCGTGGTGTCCGACGAGCAGGAAATGCCAGCCTTGGTGCGCAGGCTCGCACTGGCCAATGTACGCAGGGGCCCGCGTGTGGGTGCCCTCACCGACGCTTTCGCGCTCGATGGCTTCGTGCGGGCAGTGCTCCACCATCTGAGGAGTGATAGCACGCTGGACAGCGAACAAGGCAGCATTCATTTCAACAGCACGGCATCGCTGCATCAGGTCGACTTCAAAACCGAGCTTGAAATCAGGCGTACGGACCAGGAGCAGTCCAACAGCTCCCTGATCATCAACGACCTGGCCGTCATGAAGCTGCTGCGGCGCGTGCAACCCGGCATCAATCCGGAACTTGAGGTGGCCCGCCACCTGGCCAAGGTCGGCTATGCCAACACCCCGCCCCTGCTGGGCGATGTTACCTTCATCGATGCCGACGGCATGCCGCATACCCAGGTGATCATGCAGGCATTCGTGCACAACCAGGGCAATGCATGGCAGTGGACGCTGGACAGGCTCAATCGCCTATTGCACGACAACCTCTCCGCCGACCTCATGAAACAGGCGCTGGCCGTGGACGACGCCAGCCCGCTCAAGGAGCTGACTAATTTCGCCGCCATGCTGGGGCAGCGCCTGGCTGAGCTGCACATTGCACTGACAAAGGATACGGACAACCCTAGCTTCAGCCCTGAGATATTTTCCGCCGCGCAGGTCGAGACTTGGCGCGATAAGCTACATGAACAAGCGGACGATGTGCTGGCATTGCTTGACCGCGGACCATGGTCCGGCGATGCGGATGCCCAGCATGCATCGGCGATATGTTCGCGCCGGGAACAGTTGTTCCAGGCAATCGATGAATTGGTGCAGCACGTGGTTGGTCAACCCCGCATCCGCATCCATAGTGATTTCCATCTGGGCCAGGTGCTGATGATTTCCGGCGACGTGATGATCATCGACTTCGAGGGAGAGCCGGCCCGCAGCCTGGAGCAGCGGCGTCAGAAAGACCATCCGTTCCGCGACGTGGCAGGCTTGTTGCGCTCTTTCTCCTATGCGGCCGCCCATGTCGAGAAAAGCGACATGGGCAAGCCTGCCGGCGAGCATGCGGAGCGGCGCCAGGGGCTGTTGCGCGATTATGAGGGATGCTCGAAGCGCGCCTTCATGCAGGCTTACTTTGCACATTCCCACCTGCCACCGACATCTCAAGCGCCTGATTCCGCTCCAGTCTTGGCTGAAGAATTGCCTGCCGGGGATCAGGCCATCCTGAACCTATGCCTGCTGGAAAAAGTGATCTATGAAATCGCGTACGAGGCTGCAAACCGGCCTGCCTGGATCGGCATTCCCATGCGCGGCCTGCTAGGCCTCCTGGATGAAATGCGGGCCGACGGCAATCCGGAACAACCTTGA
- the treZ gene encoding malto-oligosyltrehalose trehalohydrolase produces MTLQLHIDDKPDAKPHAPEGESTHFRSLPAGAHIVQPGKVRFRIWAPNAEKVWVVLSGLQSDDEPPALQEHEMAADAKPGWFSREIAADAGSRYRYRILNKQGHELTVPDPWSRAQADSVHGDSIVVDPQAYTWRHSGWAGRPWHESVVYEAHVGCLGGFEGLRAQLPQLAAMGFTAIELMPIASFPGERNWGYDGVLQFAPQFSYGSPDQLKTLVDEAHGLGLSIYLDVVYNHFGPEGNYLAHYAPQFFCHEHQTPWGDAIDFAQQEVIEFYGENALYWLEEFQFDGLRFDACHAIWDPAFLVSIAGRIRTEFHGKRHIHLIAENDHNSVTLLQNGYDAQWNDDGHHALHVLLTGETGGYYSDYADNTIEQLARCLGEGFIYQGEISAHRHNSPRGEPSSEMPPSSFVLFLQNHDQIGNRAFGERLITLVPEPALKVATALLLLSPQVPMLFMGEEFGATEPFLYFTSHSDPGLTHAVREGRRAEFAVFPQFQDTSLVERLPDPNAESSFEQSIPRDRQTKAQAAWRAWVTHLLHLRHEHLLPHLGHCRALRYAAFGTHAVHAQWQLENGDMLTIAANLGAVNAARHLDQLVSGPAQILLDHGNAHAALQAGEMPACSIFVCLEHPQA; encoded by the coding sequence ATGACCTTGCAACTGCACATTGATGACAAGCCGGACGCCAAGCCGCATGCGCCTGAGGGAGAGAGCACACATTTCCGCTCGCTGCCTGCCGGTGCGCATATCGTGCAGCCTGGCAAGGTCAGGTTCAGGATATGGGCGCCGAATGCGGAAAAAGTGTGGGTCGTTCTATCTGGGTTGCAGTCGGACGACGAACCGCCCGCGCTGCAAGAGCATGAAATGGCAGCCGACGCAAAGCCAGGCTGGTTCAGCCGGGAAATTGCCGCGGATGCGGGCAGTCGCTACCGCTACCGTATCCTCAATAAGCAAGGCCACGAGCTCACAGTGCCCGACCCCTGGTCGCGCGCCCAAGCCGATAGCGTGCACGGCGACAGCATCGTGGTAGATCCACAGGCTTACACCTGGCGCCATTCCGGATGGGCAGGCAGGCCATGGCACGAGTCCGTCGTGTATGAAGCCCACGTCGGCTGCCTGGGAGGATTCGAGGGCTTGCGCGCGCAATTGCCGCAACTGGCCGCCATGGGGTTCACCGCCATCGAGCTGATGCCGATTGCCAGCTTCCCCGGCGAGCGCAATTGGGGATACGACGGGGTGCTGCAGTTCGCCCCGCAGTTCAGCTATGGCTCGCCCGACCAGCTCAAGACACTGGTGGATGAGGCGCACGGCCTGGGTCTCAGCATCTATCTCGACGTGGTGTACAACCATTTCGGCCCGGAGGGCAACTACCTTGCCCATTACGCGCCCCAGTTCTTCTGCCATGAGCACCAGACGCCATGGGGGGACGCCATCGATTTCGCCCAGCAGGAGGTCATCGAGTTCTATGGCGAGAACGCACTCTATTGGCTGGAGGAGTTCCAGTTCGATGGGCTGCGCTTCGATGCCTGCCATGCCATCTGGGACCCGGCGTTCCTGGTGAGTATTGCCGGACGCATACGCACCGAGTTCCACGGCAAGCGCCATATCCATTTGATCGCGGAAAACGACCACAATTCGGTCACGCTGCTGCAGAATGGCTATGACGCCCAGTGGAACGACGACGGCCACCATGCCCTGCATGTATTGCTGACCGGCGAAACCGGCGGCTATTACTCCGACTACGCGGACAACACCATCGAGCAACTGGCTCGCTGCCTGGGGGAAGGCTTCATCTACCAGGGAGAAATCTCGGCGCATCGCCACAATTCGCCGCGCGGCGAGCCCAGCAGCGAGATGCCACCGTCCAGCTTTGTCCTGTTCCTGCAGAATCACGACCAGATCGGCAACCGCGCTTTCGGCGAGCGGCTGATCACGCTGGTTCCGGAACCAGCGCTCAAGGTGGCCACGGCCCTGTTGCTGCTGAGTCCCCAGGTGCCTATGCTATTCATGGGGGAGGAGTTCGGCGCAACGGAGCCCTTCCTCTACTTTACCAGCCACAGCGACCCCGGATTGACCCATGCCGTTCGCGAAGGCCGCAGGGCCGAGTTTGCTGTTTTTCCCCAGTTCCAGGACACCTCGCTTGTTGAGCGCCTTCCGGATCCCAATGCCGAATCCAGCTTCGAGCAATCCATTCCCCGCGACCGCCAGACCAAGGCGCAGGCGGCATGGCGAGCATGGGTCACGCACTTGCTGCATCTGCGCCATGAGCACCTGTTGCCGCATCTTGGGCATTGCCGCGCGCTGAGATATGCCGCTTTCGGAACTCATGCCGTCCATGCCCAGTGGCAGCTGGAAAATGGGGACATGCTGACCATCGCCGCCAACCTGGGTGCAGTGAATGCCGCCCGGCACCTGGATCAATTGGTATCCGGGCCTGCGCAGATATTGCTGGACCACGGCAATGCGCACGCAGCCCTGCAGGCTGGAGAAATGCCGGCCTGCAGCATTTTCGTTTGCCTGGAACATCCCCAAGCATAG
- a CDS encoding alpha-1,4-glucan--maltose-1-phosphate maltosyltransferase: MQSHADHGADRRDEARQALLDAPRIVVDRVSPCIDEGRFAVKRCVGRPVTVEADIFMDTHDKLGVQLLWRESDTASWHVVPMTLADNHRWNASFTPSAPGFYQFAVEAWRDEFATYRAGLLKKVLAGADVALEIREGLLLLARLQAGQDHAQEEAFLAEAVKALEAPGEAQHLASGLEPSAFADLAPLLSAYAENQRDCLRILLSNELSRHVDSRDFVVRSRDFPLRIDRKAAAFSSWYEMFPRSQSGDASRHGTFDDVMRRLPAIRAMGFDTLYFPPIHPIGRLNRKGRNNSLQAQPGDPGSPYAIGAEEGGHEAIHPELGTWEDFRRLKTQLADMGMNLVLDFAIQCAPDHPWLTQHPEWFNWRPDGSIRYAENPPKKYEDIVNVDFYAPQAVPDLWLALRDILMLWASEGVDTFRVDNPHTKPLPFWEWVIREVQDEYPDVIFLSEAFTHPKMMNRLAKIGFTQSYTYFTWRNTKQELTEYLLALNDPDQTEFFRPNFFVNTPDINPRYLQHSGRPGFLVRAALAATLSGLWGISSGFELCEAEALPNSEEFRNSEKYEIRAWDWERPGNIIEDITTLNRLRSQYPALQTHLGVAFHPFHNDQVIFYSKHAPGSALPHARLIVVAVNLDPHHVQEGTMELPLHLLGLEDHDTVEVEDLVRGYRFDWHGKWQQLRMDPHDMPYAIWQIQRKGPVQ, encoded by the coding sequence ATGCAATCCCATGCCGACCACGGCGCTGACAGGCGGGACGAGGCACGTCAAGCCCTGCTCGACGCGCCACGGATCGTGGTGGATCGGGTAAGCCCCTGCATCGACGAAGGCAGGTTTGCCGTCAAGCGTTGCGTAGGCCGGCCTGTGACAGTGGAGGCCGATATTTTCATGGATACCCATGACAAGCTGGGAGTCCAGCTGCTGTGGCGGGAAAGCGATACCGCTTCATGGCACGTCGTGCCCATGACGCTCGCTGACAACCATCGATGGAACGCAAGCTTCACGCCCTCCGCTCCCGGCTTTTACCAGTTTGCGGTGGAAGCCTGGCGGGACGAATTCGCGACCTACCGGGCCGGATTGTTGAAAAAAGTCCTGGCTGGAGCCGATGTCGCGCTCGAAATACGGGAAGGCCTGCTCTTGCTGGCGCGGCTGCAGGCTGGTCAAGATCATGCGCAGGAGGAAGCATTCCTCGCCGAGGCCGTGAAGGCGCTGGAAGCCCCAGGAGAAGCACAGCACCTGGCCTCCGGGCTGGAACCCTCGGCATTTGCCGACCTGGCCCCCTTGCTCTCCGCCTATGCGGAAAACCAGCGTGACTGCCTGCGCATCCTGCTTTCCAACGAATTAAGCCGGCACGTCGATAGCCGCGATTTCGTGGTGCGCAGCCGCGACTTTCCGCTGCGCATCGATCGCAAGGCTGCAGCATTTTCGAGCTGGTACGAAATGTTTCCCCGCTCGCAAAGCGGAGACGCGTCCCGCCATGGCACCTTCGATGACGTGATGCGCCGGCTGCCGGCGATTCGCGCCATGGGGTTCGACACCTTGTACTTCCCCCCCATCCACCCCATCGGCCGTCTCAACCGCAAGGGCCGCAACAATAGTTTGCAGGCCCAGCCCGGGGACCCGGGCAGCCCCTATGCGATCGGCGCGGAGGAAGGTGGCCATGAGGCGATACATCCCGAGCTGGGCACTTGGGAAGACTTTCGCCGCCTGAAGACGCAGCTCGCCGACATGGGGATGAACCTGGTCCTGGACTTCGCGATCCAGTGCGCGCCCGATCATCCCTGGCTCACCCAGCACCCGGAATGGTTCAACTGGAGACCGGACGGCAGCATCCGCTATGCCGAGAACCCACCCAAGAAATACGAGGACATCGTCAATGTCGACTTCTATGCGCCGCAGGCGGTGCCGGATTTGTGGCTGGCCTTGCGCGACATCCTCATGCTGTGGGCAAGCGAAGGCGTGGATACCTTCAGGGTGGACAATCCGCACACCAAGCCGCTGCCGTTCTGGGAATGGGTCATCCGCGAGGTCCAGGACGAATACCCCGACGTGATTTTCCTGTCCGAGGCCTTTACCCACCCCAAGATGATGAACCGCTTGGCGAAAATAGGCTTCACGCAGTCATACACCTATTTCACCTGGCGCAACACCAAGCAGGAACTGACGGAATACCTGCTGGCATTGAACGACCCTGACCAGACCGAGTTCTTCCGGCCGAACTTCTTCGTCAATACGCCAGATATCAATCCTCGCTACCTGCAGCATTCCGGCCGGCCGGGGTTTCTGGTCAGGGCAGCGCTGGCGGCAACATTGTCCGGACTATGGGGCATATCCAGCGGCTTCGAGCTGTGCGAGGCAGAAGCCCTGCCAAACAGCGAGGAGTTCCGCAATTCGGAAAAATACGAAATCCGCGCCTGGGACTGGGAACGCCCCGGCAACATCATTGAGGACATCACCACGCTCAACCGGCTGCGCAGTCAGTATCCTGCCTTGCAAACCCATCTGGGGGTGGCTTTTCATCCCTTCCATAATGACCAGGTCATCTTCTACTCCAAGCATGCACCTGGTTCAGCCCTGCCCCATGCGCGCCTGATCGTCGTAGCCGTCAACCTTGACCCGCACCATGTGCAGGAAGGCACCATGGAATTGCCGCTGCACCTGCTCGGGCTGGAAGACCACGATACCGTCGAGGTGGAGGATCTGGTACGCGGCTACCGCTTTGACTGGCACGGCAAGTGGCAGCAACTACGCATGGATCCGCACGACATGCCCTACGCCATCTGGCAAATCCAGAGGAAGGGGCCGGTGCAATGA
- a CDS encoding VTT domain-containing protein — protein MPSNQASSVSPESALFRVGHNCWKHSHASYMAPVIDCANYYRALHEAICRAQHSIFILGWDIDSRIELIRGSEAEARACPTALFELLQWKARQTPDIQVYLNRWNYSVFLSAERESFSEAKWALSGADNLHFIFDGQLPLGASHHQKIVVIDDEVAFCGGMDVAIARWDNRHHRPRNPHRADPDGSLKLGMEKRFDPYHDVQMLVAGPVAAVLARLVRYRWHFGGGKRAVKRRRVDPKAWPPSWPACIKPVMEDVSVAVSLTMPRFHRQPQIQQIERLYLDMIAQAEYFIYMENQFFTHRGIAKALNQRLRENPRLKVLLVSCYDAQGVMERKALFHARLIFRTIVESHGVADRVVLAYPASAEHGEEAPVRIHSKLMVVDDRYLRIGSSNINNRSMALDSECDLVIEAKSALQRKQIADIRNDLIREHTGLELEEIERIARQVGAPVAAFLAELEHSRQHLRRINDDQYRHERFTRLARRFADPSRPILPGIFTSRRVFGARRRRIPFRLIAGIALVAAVALSWKVTPLAEYADPEKIIPLLEQVQNTAWAFPAGLVAYVLGTLVFLPHMVMTGTVVVVFAPLEAFLIAMLGSLISVSIGWVAGQGLGERSLQAMLGRHAEKISQYARNGGVMGLTLLRLLPVAPFTVVNLVLGMMKVPFVTLLIATALGLLPGTLVSVFIGQSAVALFKNPDPHNVMLVGAGLLLWGAVIAGAHFLSRHWQRRLRENK, from the coding sequence ATGCCATCCAACCAAGCGTCATCTGTTTCTCCTGAAAGTGCCCTGTTCCGTGTGGGGCACAACTGTTGGAAACATTCGCACGCCAGCTACATGGCGCCGGTGATCGATTGCGCCAATTACTACCGTGCCTTGCATGAGGCGATCTGCCGTGCGCAGCATTCAATTTTCATCCTCGGCTGGGATATAGACAGCCGCATTGAGCTCATCCGTGGGAGTGAGGCGGAAGCACGGGCCTGCCCGACGGCCCTGTTCGAGCTGCTGCAATGGAAGGCGCGGCAGACGCCCGACATCCAGGTCTACCTCAACCGCTGGAATTACTCCGTGTTCCTGTCCGCGGAGAGGGAGAGCTTTTCCGAAGCGAAATGGGCATTGAGCGGGGCGGACAACCTGCATTTCATTTTTGACGGCCAATTGCCCCTGGGCGCCAGCCATCACCAGAAGATCGTGGTGATTGACGACGAGGTGGCATTCTGCGGCGGCATGGATGTCGCCATCGCACGTTGGGACAATCGCCACCACCGCCCCCGCAATCCGCATCGCGCAGATCCCGACGGTAGCCTGAAACTGGGGATGGAAAAACGCTTCGACCCTTATCACGATGTCCAGATGCTGGTAGCAGGGCCAGTCGCTGCCGTGCTGGCCCGCCTAGTTCGCTACCGCTGGCATTTTGGCGGCGGCAAGCGTGCTGTCAAGAGGCGTCGCGTCGATCCCAAGGCCTGGCCGCCAAGCTGGCCCGCCTGCATCAAGCCTGTCATGGAGGACGTCAGTGTGGCTGTCTCGCTGACCATGCCACGCTTCCACCGGCAGCCCCAGATCCAGCAGATCGAGCGACTGTATCTCGACATGATCGCCCAGGCAGAATATTTCATCTATATGGAGAACCAGTTCTTCACGCATCGCGGCATTGCGAAGGCGCTCAATCAGCGACTGCGGGAAAACCCCAGGTTGAAGGTGCTGCTCGTTAGTTGTTACGACGCCCAGGGCGTGATGGAGCGCAAAGCGCTGTTCCATGCCAGGTTGATCTTCCGCACAATCGTCGAATCCCATGGTGTGGCCGACCGAGTGGTGCTGGCTTATCCCGCGAGTGCCGAACATGGGGAGGAAGCGCCAGTCCGCATCCATTCCAAGCTCATGGTCGTCGATGACCGCTATCTCCGCATCGGTTCCAGCAACATCAATAACCGCTCCATGGCGCTGGACAGCGAGTGCGATCTCGTCATCGAGGCCAAGAGCGCGCTGCAACGCAAGCAGATAGCCGACATACGCAACGACCTCATTCGCGAGCATACCGGGCTTGAACTGGAAGAAATCGAACGCATCGCACGCCAGGTGGGCGCCCCCGTGGCGGCATTTCTTGCCGAGCTGGAGCACAGCCGCCAGCACTTGCGCAGGATCAATGACGACCAGTATCGCCATGAACGCTTCACCCGGCTGGCACGGCGCTTTGCCGACCCCTCGCGCCCCATCCTGCCGGGTATATTCACTTCTCGCCGGGTATTTGGGGCGAGGCGGCGGCGCATTCCTTTCCGCCTGATTGCCGGCATCGCGCTGGTCGCGGCGGTTGCATTGTCCTGGAAAGTCACGCCGCTTGCGGAATATGCCGATCCGGAGAAGATCATTCCGCTGCTCGAGCAAGTGCAAAATACTGCCTGGGCTTTTCCTGCCGGCCTGGTTGCCTATGTGCTGGGCACGCTGGTCTTCCTGCCCCATATGGTCATGACCGGGACAGTCGTGGTTGTGTTCGCGCCGTTGGAAGCCTTTCTGATTGCCATGCTGGGCTCGCTCATCAGCGTCAGCATCGGCTGGGTGGCGGGACAAGGCCTGGGAGAGCGGTCGTTGCAGGCCATGCTGGGCAGGCATGCGGAAAAAATTTCACAATATGCCCGCAACGGTGGCGTCATGGGCCTGACCCTATTGCGCCTGCTGCCGGTCGCGCCGTTCACGGTGGTCAACCTCGTACTGGGCATGATGAAAGTGCCTTTTGTCACCTTATTGATCGCCACGGCCCTGGGTCTGCTGCCAGGAACCCTGGTATCGGTGTTCATCGGCCAATCCGCCGTGGCCTTGTTCAAGAACCCCGACCCGCACAATGTCATGCTGGTAGGCGCGGGTCTCCTGTTATGGGGGGCGGTGATCGCGGGCGCCCATTTTCTTTCTCGGCATTGGCAGCGCAGGCTGCGTGAGAATAAATGA